A window of Candidatus Xiphinematobacter sp. Idaho Grape contains these coding sequences:
- a CDS encoding LptF/LptG family permease encodes MKIIERYIGKSILVSTVFAVGILSLVLILGNIFKELLDLLINRDVPVQTVLAFILFVFPFSLTFTIPWGLLTGLLLVFGRISADNELIALRASGVSISLITIPVFCFALVLTAICCWINVDIAPSAEKKMLNSIFRIATHNPSSLFSANDVMDQFPGHRIYVGERQQNQLTNIILFEINGDHCTTRMVHARSGVLRPDPVNNCLLLKLRGAQFEEHDITDPLNIQKICQGISLVEGTFLIPLQKLYKKHDNTGRLSSSTMHELKQALSVASDPKRALRIKVEINRRFSTSLACVAFTLVAIPFGITTHRRETPIGFVFSMAIAFFYFLFILAARSLQENIYAHPDLLIWLPNVLFIGLGGYLFFRISTK; translated from the coding sequence ATGAAAATCATTGAGCGTTATATTGGGAAGTCCATTTTAGTATCCACTGTTTTCGCGGTGGGGATACTCAGTCTTGTTTTAATACTAGGCAATATTTTCAAAGAATTGCTTGATCTACTTATTAATCGGGATGTGCCAGTTCAAACGGTACTAGCCTTTATACTGTTTGTTTTTCCATTTTCCCTCACCTTTACTATCCCTTGGGGACTCTTGACCGGCCTCCTTCTGGTTTTCGGACGAATTTCTGCTGATAACGAACTAATCGCCTTACGGGCAAGCGGAGTAAGTATTTCTCTGATTACCATTCCAGTATTCTGCTTCGCACTCGTCCTAACTGCCATTTGCTGTTGGATTAATGTTGACATTGCCCCAAGCGCAGAGAAGAAAATGCTAAACAGCATCTTTAGAATTGCTACTCATAACCCAAGCTCCCTTTTTAGTGCAAACGATGTCATGGATCAATTTCCCGGCCATCGTATCTATGTAGGAGAGCGTCAGCAGAATCAGCTGACTAACATCATTTTATTCGAAATCAACGGCGATCACTGCACCACTAGGATGGTGCATGCCAGGAGTGGCGTATTGCGGCCTGATCCAGTTAACAACTGTTTACTGCTAAAACTTCGCGGGGCTCAATTTGAAGAGCACGATATTACGGACCCCTTGAACATCCAAAAAATTTGCCAAGGGATCAGTCTGGTTGAGGGTACCTTCCTAATTCCACTTCAGAAGCTTTATAAGAAACATGATAACACAGGACGACTTAGTTCTTCTACTATGCATGAACTTAAGCAGGCTTTAAGTGTAGCTTCTGACCCTAAGAGGGCGCTTAGAATCAAAGTAGAAATCAACCGAAGATTTTCTACTTCTCTTGCCTGTGTTGCTTTTACCTTGGTAGCTATTCCGTTTGGCATTACCACGCACCGTCGAGAAACCCCCATAGGTTTTGTGTTTAGCATGGCCATCGCATTTTTCTATTTCCTTTTTATCCTTGCTGCTCGTTCTTTGCAGGAGAACATATATGCACACCCTGACTTGTTGATATGGTTGCCCAACGTCTTGTTTATTGGCCTGGGAGGCTATCTTTTCTTTAGAATTTCCACCAAATAG
- the cimA gene encoding citramalate synthase: MRRKKVTLYDTTLRDGVQGQGISFSLLDKLRITERLARFGIDIIEGGWPGSNVKDMGFFQEAQGRSWWGAKIAAFGSTRRANTAVSRDLQIQTLRDANTPVVTFFGKSWKLHVTEVLGTTPLENRSMISDTVAYFKHLHREVVYDAEHFFDGYKDDPEHALGTLEAAREADTLVLCDTNGGTLPHEIEGVVRAVNRLFPGRIGIHTHNDCELAVANSIAAVRAGAVHVQGTINGYGERTGNCNLTSLIANLQLKLKLPMVDNLSELRDISLFVDELANCPTNIRAPFIGATAFAHKGGMHVNAVQKLARSYEHIKPSSVGNEQNVLVSELSGRSNVLLKAKRIGLTLHMESQTIKEVLLRIKSAEADGYEFEAADASFELLVRDVLGQRYPLFELKEYLCSFHCAQTQLRLACRATIKLSVGNSATLEHTIGEGVGPVEVLDKALRKALRPFYGWVDRIQLTDYKVRILDSSRGSAARTRVLIVSTDGHHSWGTVGVSDNIIEASWLALVDSLEFYSLKLSNGWPEITPG, from the coding sequence ATGCGCAGAAAGAAAGTTACCCTCTACGATACGACTCTTCGGGATGGGGTGCAAGGGCAGGGAATTTCATTTAGTCTTCTGGATAAATTACGGATCACAGAGAGATTGGCCAGGTTCGGGATAGATATTATCGAAGGTGGATGGCCAGGTTCCAACGTAAAAGATATGGGTTTTTTTCAGGAGGCTCAGGGTCGTTCCTGGTGGGGAGCAAAGATTGCAGCTTTTGGAAGCACTCGCCGTGCCAACACAGCTGTTTCTCGAGATCTGCAAATACAAACCTTGCGCGATGCAAATACACCTGTAGTCACTTTCTTTGGAAAGAGTTGGAAACTTCACGTTACTGAAGTGCTGGGAACTACTCCTTTAGAGAACCGTTCCATGATTTCGGATACCGTAGCTTATTTTAAGCACCTTCATCGTGAGGTAGTCTACGACGCAGAGCATTTTTTTGACGGCTATAAGGACGACCCAGAGCACGCATTGGGAACTTTGGAAGCTGCTCGTGAGGCCGATACGCTGGTCCTTTGCGACACAAATGGAGGAACTCTGCCGCATGAAATTGAAGGAGTGGTTCGTGCTGTGAATAGGCTCTTCCCTGGACGTATAGGCATCCACACCCATAATGACTGCGAATTGGCTGTAGCGAACTCTATTGCTGCTGTACGTGCCGGCGCTGTACACGTGCAGGGGACTATAAACGGCTATGGAGAGCGGACCGGGAACTGTAATCTGACGAGTCTCATTGCTAATTTGCAGCTGAAATTAAAACTACCTATGGTGGACAACCTCTCTGAGTTACGGGATATTTCACTTTTTGTAGATGAACTTGCAAACTGTCCTACAAACATCCGCGCGCCATTCATTGGTGCTACTGCCTTTGCCCACAAGGGAGGCATGCACGTCAACGCTGTCCAAAAGCTAGCGCGCTCTTATGAGCACATAAAGCCCTCTTCGGTAGGTAATGAGCAAAATGTCCTAGTTTCTGAGCTTTCTGGGAGAAGTAATGTTTTGCTTAAGGCAAAGAGGATTGGGCTCACTCTACATATGGAATCCCAGACGATCAAAGAAGTCCTCCTCCGCATTAAAAGTGCGGAGGCAGACGGCTATGAGTTCGAGGCCGCTGATGCTTCTTTCGAACTTTTGGTACGTGATGTCCTAGGTCAGCGCTATCCTCTCTTTGAACTAAAGGAATATCTTTGCTCCTTCCACTGTGCTCAAACCCAACTACGTCTAGCTTGCAGAGCGACAATAAAACTCTCTGTGGGGAATAGTGCTACCCTTGAACACACCATAGGCGAGGGAGTGGGACCTGTAGAAGTGTTGGACAAGGCTCTTCGAAAGGCCCTGCGACCATTTTACGGATGGGTTGATCGGATACAACTTACCGACTACAAAGTACGCATCTTGGATAGCTCGCGTGGATCAGCCGCCAGAACCAGGGTATTAATTGTTTCTACAGACGGGCATCATTCCTGGGGTACTGTTGGGGTCTCTGACAACATTATCGAAGCCAGCTGGCTAGCGTTAGTGGACAGCTTGGAGTTTTATAGCCTTAAACTGTCGAACGGTTGGCCAGAAATAACTCCCGGGTAA
- a CDS encoding M23 family metallopeptidase, translating to MHIIRFISYMHLVLLLTTLIFSSLPIQSKELLLRVKVPTVDGFDYPVASPNAIGYCRSQGWSKRHPGEDWVGLKGSGALLGAPVYAIGTGRVVFARNASGGWGNVVIIRHAYRENGKLYLIDSFYAHLHRVLVRERQLVARGEKVGEVGTNRGMYSPHLHFEIRKNLLIGTCRPRYARTLDNYHIPTTFIEEHRKLKRHGRYVKMLMRRFTFQNAPSLPIDESKTF from the coding sequence ATGCACATCATCCGCTTCATTTCTTACATGCACTTGGTCCTTCTTCTGACTACCCTTATCTTTTCCTCTTTACCTATCCAATCAAAGGAATTACTCCTCAGGGTTAAGGTCCCAACGGTCGATGGATTTGATTATCCTGTAGCCAGTCCAAACGCTATAGGGTACTGCAGGTCGCAGGGGTGGTCCAAGCGGCATCCGGGGGAGGACTGGGTTGGATTAAAAGGTTCGGGTGCATTGTTGGGTGCTCCAGTTTACGCAATAGGAACTGGTAGGGTAGTGTTCGCAAGAAATGCTTCTGGGGGGTGGGGAAACGTTGTTATCATCCGGCATGCATATCGTGAGAATGGCAAGCTCTACTTGATTGACTCTTTTTATGCCCATCTTCATCGGGTTCTAGTGCGGGAGAGGCAACTTGTTGCTAGAGGAGAGAAAGTAGGAGAGGTTGGAACCAATCGAGGTATGTACAGTCCGCACCTTCACTTCGAAATCCGCAAAAACTTATTAATTGGAACTTGTCGGCCCAGATATGCAAGGACTCTCGATAACTACCATATTCCGACGACCTTTATTGAGGAACATCGCAAACTTAAAAGACACGGACGATACGTTAAAATGTTAATGAGGCGTTTTACATTTCAGAATGCGCCGTCACTCCCCATTGACGAGTCCAAAACCTTCTAG
- a CDS encoding ubiquinone/menaquinone biosynthesis methyltransferase, with product MVKQAKSSYLIREMFSSIAGRYDLANHLLCCGLDCVWRKYVAKMVRRWNAKCILDLATGSGALARVLQETCPSSKIVGMDFCHSMLLQAKRKGIYTLVCGDATDMPFCSEAFDVITVAFGLRNMGNYLKAIQEMARVLSCGGRLFILDFSMPKVAWVRALYRIYLHHLLPILAAWITGNKQAYKYLGVSIEQFPMDQSLLYVLKKNGFREIRTQSLCLGIVSLYVARKSAG from the coding sequence GTGGTAAAGCAGGCTAAGTCTTCCTATCTTATTCGTGAGATGTTTTCCTCTATAGCGGGTCGCTACGACCTTGCTAACCATCTCTTGTGCTGTGGGCTGGACTGTGTTTGGCGAAAGTACGTGGCCAAAATGGTCAGGCGGTGGAATGCAAAATGCATTCTAGATCTGGCGACGGGCAGCGGTGCCCTCGCGAGGGTACTGCAAGAGACTTGCCCAAGCTCCAAAATAGTTGGAATGGATTTCTGTCATTCCATGTTGTTGCAAGCTAAGAGAAAAGGGATATACACGCTGGTGTGTGGAGATGCTACAGATATGCCGTTCTGCTCTGAAGCTTTTGACGTGATCACTGTAGCTTTTGGACTGCGTAACATGGGGAACTACTTAAAAGCTATTCAAGAAATGGCACGGGTCCTATCCTGTGGAGGAAGACTTTTCATTCTCGACTTCTCCATGCCAAAGGTAGCATGGGTGCGGGCTCTCTATCGGATTTATCTGCATCATCTTCTCCCTATACTTGCTGCATGGATCACCGGTAATAAGCAGGCCTATAAGTATCTAGGAGTGTCTATTGAACAGTTTCCCATGGATCAGTCTCTGCTGTACGTTCTAAAGAAAAATGGCTTCCGAGAAATACGGACTCAGTCGTTATGCCTTGGCATTGTGAGTCTTTACGTGGCACGAAAGAGCGCAGGATGA
- the fabD gene encoding ACP S-malonyltransferase has translation MKVGLMFSGQGAQTVGMGKDICQAYPSASTLFQRADHLLEYPLSRITFKGPAEELMRTTVCQPALYVHGLAILAAVQSAIPHFQFAAVAGLSLGEFTAHTAAGTFDFETGLRLVLQRACFMQEACEQIKGGMAAIIGAEEKAVRDLAAIANVDIANFNCPGQIIISGAEPRIALATSLARKYGARKVVALRVDGAFHSRLMEPAYQDLQEELKRIPIASPSIPIVSNMDASPILDPKAIRSALAKQMVASVRWTQSVECLLDHLQCSLLLELGPSDVLAGLARRIRKGVSTLSIYDRPTLQKALEVLDRSPR, from the coding sequence ATGAAAGTCGGACTAATGTTTTCCGGACAAGGCGCCCAAACTGTTGGTATGGGAAAGGACATTTGTCAGGCATATCCCAGCGCCTCAACGTTATTCCAAAGGGCTGATCATCTCTTGGAATACCCTCTCTCAAGGATTACCTTTAAAGGTCCAGCTGAAGAATTAATGCGAACTACCGTTTGTCAGCCTGCTCTCTACGTTCATGGGTTAGCTATCTTAGCGGCAGTACAAAGCGCTATTCCTCATTTCCAATTTGCTGCTGTGGCAGGTCTGTCACTCGGTGAATTTACTGCTCATACAGCTGCAGGAACGTTCGATTTTGAAACGGGATTGAGGTTAGTCCTGCAGCGAGCTTGCTTCATGCAAGAAGCCTGTGAACAGATAAAGGGGGGAATGGCAGCAATAATTGGAGCCGAAGAGAAGGCCGTTCGAGACTTAGCTGCCATTGCAAATGTGGACATAGCTAACTTTAACTGTCCTGGTCAGATTATCATCTCCGGTGCAGAGCCAAGAATAGCTCTTGCAACTTCCTTGGCTAGAAAGTACGGCGCTCGTAAAGTGGTAGCGCTCCGTGTAGATGGAGCCTTTCATTCTCGTTTGATGGAGCCTGCTTACCAAGATCTTCAAGAGGAACTAAAACGCATTCCTATAGCCTCCCCTTCCATTCCAATAGTTTCTAATATGGATGCCAGTCCTATTCTTGACCCCAAAGCTATTCGTTCTGCGCTCGCCAAACAGATGGTAGCAAGTGTGCGCTGGACTCAATCAGTAGAATGTCTATTAGATCATCTGCAGTGCAGTCTTTTACTGGAACTAGGTCCCAGTGATGTGTTGGCTGGCCTTGCAAGACGTATCCGAAAGGGGGTATCTACGTTGAGCATTTATGATAGACCGACCCTACAGAAAGCATTAGAGGTCCTAGACCGCTCTCCTCGTTGA
- a CDS encoding anthranilate synthase component I family protein yields MASASGGDLPPVVPIWTELTADHETPISAYRKLFGEEVLFLLEFAEGHNLAGRYSIIALGAHATFSAEGNRVQVTQGGSCTTLLDVRDPLSEVEKFMIQHRSPAQEDLSPFWGGAIGYLAYDTVRWFEPTIPLPSNDELGLPDMFFLVPKTVLIFDHHLHRLKVVVSALTGKSPAGQVFDVAVKRIRSVVGQLSQPVQFIPLSPANVSSSTLPRSNTSRERYHSMVERAKAWIHSGDVFQVVLSQRFECSYSGDPLEVYRALRFINPSPYLFCLRFPGGFSLVGSSPEVHVRVRKGKVEIRPIAGTRRSGQSREEAAVLEKDLLSDAKECAEHLMLVDLARSDMGRIAVFGSIQVTDFMTTEHYSHVMHIVSHVEGRLIGGSSAFDVVRATFPAGTVSGSPKVRAMQIINELEISKRCTYAGIVGRFGYDGSLNSCITLRTTLLKGGKAYVQAGGGIVADSTSEGEYQETVNKAMASFRALEIAKAVPT; encoded by the coding sequence TTGGCCTCTGCTTCCGGCGGGGACCTCCCCCCTGTTGTCCCGATCTGGACAGAACTAACAGCAGACCATGAAACGCCGATTTCCGCGTACCGCAAGCTCTTTGGTGAGGAAGTTCTTTTTTTGTTGGAGTTTGCAGAAGGACATAATCTAGCAGGACGCTATTCGATTATTGCCTTAGGCGCACACGCCACGTTCTCCGCAGAGGGGAACAGAGTTCAAGTGACGCAGGGCGGAAGCTGTACAACGCTCTTAGATGTACGAGATCCACTGAGTGAAGTGGAGAAATTTATGATCCAACATCGCTCTCCTGCTCAGGAAGATCTTTCCCCATTCTGGGGAGGAGCCATTGGCTATCTTGCTTACGACACCGTCCGTTGGTTTGAACCCACCATCCCTCTTCCATCTAACGACGAATTGGGATTGCCTGATATGTTTTTTCTTGTTCCGAAGACAGTTCTTATCTTTGACCATCACCTTCATCGTCTTAAGGTGGTCGTCAGCGCCTTAACAGGGAAATCCCCAGCTGGCCAAGTATTTGATGTGGCAGTAAAAAGAATTCGTTCCGTTGTAGGGCAGCTCTCCCAACCTGTACAGTTTATACCCCTATCTCCAGCCAACGTATCCTCTTCCACGCTCCCACGGTCCAATACCAGCCGTGAACGCTACCATAGCATGGTAGAGCGTGCAAAAGCATGGATTCACTCTGGAGATGTATTTCAAGTAGTACTTTCTCAACGGTTCGAGTGTTCCTACAGCGGAGATCCTCTAGAGGTATACCGCGCTCTGCGGTTTATTAACCCGTCGCCCTATCTGTTCTGTCTACGATTTCCCGGGGGTTTTTCACTCGTAGGCAGCTCTCCAGAAGTACACGTACGGGTAAGAAAGGGGAAGGTTGAGATCCGTCCAATTGCTGGAACACGCCGAAGCGGTCAAAGTAGAGAGGAAGCAGCAGTGCTGGAGAAAGACTTGCTTTCAGATGCTAAGGAGTGTGCAGAACACCTCATGCTAGTGGATCTGGCACGCAGTGATATGGGGCGTATTGCGGTATTTGGCTCAATACAAGTTACTGATTTCATGACGACAGAGCACTATAGCCATGTTATGCATATTGTTTCTCATGTTGAAGGAAGGTTAATAGGAGGTAGTTCCGCCTTTGACGTCGTCCGAGCTACGTTTCCTGCTGGTACAGTCTCCGGCTCCCCAAAAGTGCGGGCTATGCAGATTATTAATGAGTTGGAGATAAGTAAACGTTGTACATATGCTGGGATTGTGGGACGCTTTGGCTACGATGGGAGTCTGAATTCCTGCATTACCCTGCGGACCACTCTCCTGAAGGGTGGAAAGGCGTATGTACAGGCAGGGGGGGGGATAGTAGCTGACTCCACCTCAGAAGGTGAGTACCAGGAAACTGTGAATAAGGCCATGGCTTCCTTTCGGGCACTAGAGATTGCCAAGGCCGTCCCCACATGA
- a CDS encoding anthranilate synthase component II — protein MILVIDNYDSFTYNLVQYFGELGARVVVRRNDKVDLSEVEILRPDRICISPGPCTPREAGVSGEIIRHFGNHLPILGVCLGHQCIGAVFGAEIVRAKHLMHGKTSSIYHKGRGIFIGLSNPFQATRYHSLLLRRESLPDCLGVTAETAEKEIMGIQHVELPLYGVQFHPESILTENGKALLRNFLRL, from the coding sequence ATGATTCTTGTCATCGACAATTACGACTCCTTTACCTACAACCTTGTACAATACTTCGGTGAGTTGGGGGCTCGCGTAGTTGTGCGGCGAAACGACAAAGTAGACCTCTCTGAGGTAGAAATCCTCCGCCCGGATCGCATCTGTATTTCACCTGGTCCGTGTACACCCCGAGAGGCAGGCGTCAGTGGGGAGATAATTCGCCATTTTGGGAACCACCTCCCTATCTTGGGGGTCTGCCTGGGACATCAGTGCATAGGCGCAGTTTTTGGAGCTGAGATTGTTCGTGCCAAGCACCTCATGCACGGTAAGACCTCCTCAATTTACCACAAGGGTAGAGGCATTTTTATAGGTCTTTCTAATCCTTTTCAGGCCACCCGATATCACTCTCTCTTGCTTCGACGAGAATCTCTCCCTGATTGTTTGGGAGTCACAGCAGAAACTGCAGAGAAGGAAATTATGGGAATCCAACATGTAGAACTTCCTCTCTATGGGGTACAATTTCATCCAGAATCCATTCTAACAGAAAACGGAAAAGCCCTTTTGCGAAACTTCCTACGGCTGTAA
- a CDS encoding efflux RND transporter periplasmic adaptor subunit, with the protein MPDSPEKESLNRDSAEDALLGKRAPSFSVFSRLFWEKRKALFLLLFLLGTIAIWKMVAYRHQTFPPLIKEEVIPVMVVTAEMENFPIYLDGLGTVQAYRSVQVKARVSGQIREICFQEGQAVKEGDVVAIINPHLYQTRYNQALAKKLQTQAQLESARITLIRQQQLLEKAVLDQHSYDMQKLLVAQLEAAVQADEAHLENQKIQLEWTKVIAPIAGQAGIRKVDAGNLVTDGSTIVIINQISPIYVSFALPQRHLGQVLQPLMQGKKLQVFVLDQNNQTVLNKGVLEVLDNQINPATATFQLRATCKNTNSPLWPGQFVNVRFLLRTLPNSIVIPTEAIQLGPNGSSHVYVVGQEKRAVMRSVVTGPAESGYTLVQSGLSAGENVVVEGQYRLRHNSPVATTILQRRGFCNPP; encoded by the coding sequence ATGCCAGACTCACCTGAGAAGGAAAGTCTTAATAGGGATTCGGCTGAAGATGCACTTCTAGGGAAAAGAGCTCCTTCATTTTCTGTTTTTAGTAGGCTCTTCTGGGAAAAAAGAAAGGCGCTTTTTTTACTACTGTTCCTGTTAGGAACCATAGCCATATGGAAAATGGTGGCTTATCGTCACCAGACTTTCCCTCCTCTTATCAAAGAGGAAGTTATCCCAGTCATGGTGGTAACTGCTGAGATGGAGAATTTTCCGATTTACCTTGATGGACTGGGAACCGTTCAAGCCTATCGCTCAGTACAGGTTAAGGCACGTGTTTCTGGACAGATCCGAGAGATCTGCTTTCAAGAAGGGCAAGCGGTCAAGGAGGGCGATGTAGTGGCCATCATTAACCCACATCTTTATCAAACCAGATATAACCAGGCTCTTGCTAAGAAGCTCCAAACCCAAGCTCAACTGGAAAGTGCACGTATTACTCTTATACGCCAACAACAACTTTTGGAAAAAGCAGTTCTCGATCAGCACTCCTATGATATGCAAAAACTCCTAGTAGCGCAGTTGGAAGCAGCAGTACAAGCGGACGAGGCTCATCTGGAAAATCAAAAGATCCAGCTTGAGTGGACCAAAGTCATCGCTCCTATTGCCGGGCAAGCTGGCATCCGTAAGGTAGACGCCGGAAACCTTGTTACAGACGGCAGCACTATTGTAATCATCAATCAAATTTCGCCGATTTATGTCTCCTTTGCACTTCCACAACGCCACCTGGGACAAGTCCTCCAACCACTCATGCAGGGAAAGAAGTTACAGGTTTTTGTACTGGATCAAAATAACCAAACCGTCTTGAACAAAGGTGTACTGGAAGTTCTTGACAATCAAATTAATCCAGCTACCGCCACTTTTCAGTTGAGGGCAACTTGTAAAAATACAAACTCCCCACTCTGGCCTGGCCAGTTCGTAAATGTTCGTTTCTTACTAAGAACACTCCCAAACTCGATAGTCATCCCAACGGAGGCCATACAGCTAGGTCCCAACGGCAGCTCGCATGTATACGTGGTAGGACAGGAAAAAAGAGCAGTGATGCGTTCAGTAGTTACTGGACCTGCAGAGTCTGGGTATACATTAGTTCAGTCGGGCCTCAGTGCGGGGGAAAATGTGGTTGTAGAAGGGCAGTACCGCCTTCGACATAATTCTCCAGTTGCAACTACCATTCTTCAGAGGAGAGGGTTCTGTAACCCTCCCTAA